A stretch of Triticum aestivum cultivar Chinese Spring chromosome 1D, IWGSC CS RefSeq v2.1, whole genome shotgun sequence DNA encodes these proteins:
- the LOC123172034 gene encoding uncharacterized protein, translated as MAMLGMVLGASHTVGAPAGSWVLQTNYTLWASRTRFTTGDELQFQYSTTMHNVVEVRKAGYDSCNSSNPIATFLTGNDVVPLAAIGTRYFICGVPGHCVAGMKVQVNVKSKAVRTVQRCRGTGKRLRCRSETVLSSATTAGIDQSVVARLALNCHLPRKCYNQSRADLVYLVVVFGRKYQVQANVPKVYDHGEAPYPADYATFEFGQHNILSIVNFREFSQWHTS; from the exons ATGGCCATGCTCGGGATGGTGCTCGGCGCCAGTCACACAGTGGGCGCGCCGGCCGGATCATGGGTCCTGCAAACCAACTACACCCTCTGGGCTTCGAGAACTAGGTTCACCACCGGCGATGAGCTCCAGTTTCAGTACTCCACCACCATGCACAATGTGGTGGAGGTGAGAAAGGCTGGGTACGACTCCTGCAACAGCTCCAACCCCATCGCGACGTTCCTGACCGGCAACGATGTCGTCCCACTTGCAGCCATTGGGACGCGGTACTTCATCTGCGGCGTTCCAGGGCATTGCGTCGCCGGTATGAAGGTTCAAGTCAACGTGAAGTCGAAGGCAGTGCGGACAGTACAACGGTGCCGAGGGACGGGGAAGCGGCTCCGGTGCCGGTCCGAGACTGTATTAAGCTCGGCCACAACAGCTGGCATTGATCAGTCTGTGGTGGCGCGGTTAG CTTTGAATTGTCATTTACCACGCAAATGTTATAACCAGTCCAGGGCGGACCTT GTGTACTTAGTGGTAGTGTTTGGACGTAAGTACCAGGTTCAAGCCAATGTGCCCAAG GTATATGACCACGGCGAGGCGCCCTACCCTGCAGACTATGCAACTTTTGAATTTGGTCAACACAACATATTATCAATAGTGAATTTCCGTGAATTTTCACAGTGGCATACATCTTAA